A section of the Oncorhynchus tshawytscha isolate Ot180627B linkage group LG09, Otsh_v2.0, whole genome shotgun sequence genome encodes:
- the LOC112259295 gene encoding gastrin-releasing peptide: MGDLCHAWTYKPSLSIAIILVSILCMVHCSENTGAIGKVFPRGNHWAVGHLMGKKSLDSLSGSEDSSDRDNIPSSEEDTLLDRYVQPSKLVQGFIRTLWGLENKRQNQTQRQGQEHVLSRMGVLKTTKWEETDRHRYLKQLTDLIRLAFNMKENTIFN; this comes from the exons ATGGGCGACCTGTGCCATGCATGGACCTACAAACCTTCCTTATCGATTGCTATTATATTGGTATCAATTTTATGTATGGTGCATTGTTCAGAGAATACTGGAGCCATTGGAAAAGTGTTCCCACGAGGGAATCACTGGGCAGTAG GTCACTTGATGGGGAAGAAAAGCCTTGacagtctctctggatcagaagATAGCAGCGACAGGGACAATATACCGTCTTCAGAGGAAGACACGCTGTTGGATAGATATGTGCAGCCGTCCAAGCTGGTGCAAGGCTTCATCAGGACTCTCTGGGGACTGGAGAACAAGAGGCagaaccagacccagagacagggacaggaacaTGTTCTCTCTCGAATGGGGGTACTCAAGACCACAAAgtgggaagagacagatagacaccGATACCTCAAACAG CTGACAGACCTCATTCGATTGGCTTTCAACATGAAGGAGAACACTATCTTCAACTGA